The following are encoded together in the Juglans microcarpa x Juglans regia isolate MS1-56 chromosome 2D, Jm3101_v1.0, whole genome shotgun sequence genome:
- the LOC121248305 gene encoding uncharacterized protein LOC121248305, protein MMHKRPFVDEDSYDIASKQPRLEEHASQVAHTIDTDTVSSINAPEKPQTDGEGGAKFTKFQDEGRLVNDSATEVSIETKVLETGVSSSISNFLWVNERIIGADVRSEAAAHLSFFPEFFQPGHQLKALYHSDELYSSLFNCPPTKPVSVGPEHQAFVPEWGVQPLNNSSHLDQSDGGLFIDDINEMLMGKCVIPMPDLEASTNSCYESGQTRHDCRCLDEGSVRCVRQHVMEVREKLRENLGREIFEELGFGEMGEEVAKKWTLEEERAFHEVVLSNPASLDKNFWEHLLAVFPSRTKKDLVCYYFNIFVLRKRAEQNRFDPLNVDSDNDEWLKSELEPLEEDEDSVVESPFDQAAAVYYQEDQIDFLEDIEVGEEVNNCEDGADIVSCRVGSDEEDEGDIDDISGTHVTNSVGDCRGDVDLELCGKISCSNGEDDVQDDSCTSYECQQGRVDTCGPPDARIDARESSEE, encoded by the exons ATGATGCACAAGCGGCCTTTTGTTGACGAGGATTCTTATGATATTGCTTCTAAGCAACCAAGATTGGAGGAACATGCTAGTCAGGTTGCTCATACTATCGACACCGACACGGTCTCTTCTATCAATGCTCCTGAGAAGCCCCAAACAG ATGGTGAAGGTGGGGCCAAGTTTACTAAATTTCAAGACGAAGGCAGGCTTGTAAATGACTCAGCCACTGAAGTCTCAATTGAGACCAAGGTACTAGAAACTGGTGTTTCTAGCAGCATTTCCAATTTTTTGTGGGTTAACGAAAGAATTATTGGAGCTGATGTTAGATCAGAGGCAGCAgctcatttatcattttttccagAATTTTTTCAACCTGGACACCAGCTAAAAGCTTTATATCACTCTGATGAGCTCTATTCATCCCTTTTCAATTGTCCTCCTACAAAGCCTGTTTCTGTTGGACCAGAGCATCAAGCTTTTGTTCCAGAATGGGGTGTACAGCCTCTGAATAACTCTTCACATCTGGATCAGTCAGATGGAGGCCTTTTCATTGATGATATTAATGAGATGCTGATGGGTAAATGTGTTATTCCAATGCCTGACCTTGAAGCATCTACAAACTCTTGCTATGAAAGTGGCCAAACCAGACATGACTGTAGGTGCCTTGATGAGGGTTCTGTAAGGTGCGTGAGACAACATGTAATGGAAGTCAGAGAGAAGCTAAGGGAAAATCTTGGCCGTGAGATATTTGAGGAGTTGGGGTTTGGTGAGATGGGAGAGGAGGTTGCGAAGAAATGGACTTTAGAGGAAGAACGGGCCTTCCATGAGGTTGTCCTTTCTAACCCTGCTTCATTGGATAAAAACTTTTGGGAGCATCTCTTGGCAGTTTTCCCTTCTCGGACAAAGAAGGATCTTGTTTGCTATTATTTCAACATCTTTGTACTTCGGAAACGTGCTGAGCAGAATAGATTTGATCCGCTAAACGTTGATAGTGACAATGATGAATGGCTGAAGAGTGAACTCGAACCACTAGAGGAAGATGAAGACTCTGTGGTGGAGTCTCCTTTTGATCAAGCTGCTGCCGTATATTATCAGGAAGATCAAATTGATTTCCTTGAAGACATTGAGGTTGGGGAAGAGGTGAATAATTGTGAAGATGGTGCTGACATTGTAAGTTGCAGGGTTGGATCCGACGAAGAGGATGAAGGAGATATAGATGATATTTCAGGGACACATGTTACTAATTCCGTTGGTGATTGTCGTGGTGATGTTGATTTAGAGCTTTGTGGTAAAATTTCCTGTAGTAATGGTGAGGATGATGTTCAAGATGACTCCTGCACATCATACGAGTGTCAGCAGGGCAGGGTCGATACTTGTGGTCCACCtgatgcaaggattgatgctaGAGAGTCCAGTGAAGAATGA